The following proteins come from a genomic window of Methanothermobacter sp.:
- the trxB gene encoding thioredoxin-disulfide reductase encodes MYDIIIIGAGPAGLTAAIYAGRQGSKTLILEKGIAGGKGLEVPLMENYPGYEKIQGQKLIQKMKKQATQLVPLKELEEVTKIKKHKEGFTVKTKKDTYQTRTIILATGTKHRRLKIPGEKEFLGRGVSYCATCDGPLYKNKKVLVIGGGNSAVQEAIFLHKIGCQPTIIHRRDQLRAQKYLQDQIKKLKIPIKWNTTLKEIKGNKKVQKAILEDRKTGQTQKIKTDGIFIAIGEEPTNQLAQDLGIKLDKAGYIITDKQQRTNIEGVYAAGDITGGLNQWITACAEGAIAATSAHQDILQ; translated from the coding sequence ATGTACGATATAATAATAATAGGAGCCGGACCAGCCGGACTAACAGCCGCAATCTACGCAGGAAGACAAGGAAGCAAAACACTCATCCTAGAAAAAGGAATAGCCGGAGGAAAAGGACTAGAAGTACCACTAATGGAAAACTACCCAGGATACGAAAAAATACAAGGCCAAAAACTCATACAAAAAATGAAAAAACAAGCAACCCAACTCGTCCCACTCAAAGAACTAGAAGAAGTCACAAAAATCAAAAAACACAAAGAAGGATTCACAGTAAAAACAAAAAAAGACACATACCAAACCCGTACAATAATACTAGCCACCGGTACAAAGCACAGAAGACTAAAAATCCCAGGAGAAAAAGAATTCCTAGGACGAGGAGTATCATACTGTGCAACATGCGACGGACCACTCTACAAAAACAAAAAAGTCCTAGTAATCGGAGGAGGAAACAGCGCAGTACAAGAAGCAATATTCCTACACAAAATAGGATGCCAACCCACAATAATACACAGAAGAGACCAACTAAGAGCACAAAAATACCTACAAGACCAAATAAAAAAACTAAAAATCCCCATAAAATGGAACACCACACTAAAAGAAATCAAAGGCAACAAAAAAGTCCAAAAAGCAATACTAGAAGATAGAAAAACAGGCCAAACCCAAAAAATCAAAACCGACGGAATATTCATAGCAATAGGGGAGGAACCAACAAACCAACTCGCCCAAGACCTAGGAATCAAACTAGACAAGGCAGGTTACATAATAACTGACAAACAACAAAGAACAAACATAGAAGGCGTCTACGCAGCAGGTGACATAACCGGCGGCCTAAACCAGTGGATTACAGCATGTGCCGAAGGTGCAATAGCAGCAACTTCAGCCCACC
- a CDS encoding DUF6506 family protein, whose amino-acid sequence MSTKKFKTAFLAYVPDADPQKDKCKIETNLYELTSILVKDENQAIEVCKELAKQGIHSIILCPGFTHKTIGKIIEATKEKIGISVARGDDKSTQIALKAMEEAGWFKK is encoded by the coding sequence ATGAGCACCAAAAAATTTAAAACAGCATTCTTAGCATATGTACCAGATGCAGACCCACAAAAGGACAAATGCAAAATCGAAACAAACCTCTATGAACTTACAAGCATACTAGTAAAAGACGAAAACCAGGCAATAGAAGTATGCAAAGAACTCGCCAAACAGGGAATACACTCAATAATATTATGCCCAGGATTCACACACAAAACAATAGGCAAAATAATAGAAGCCACCAAAGAAAAAATCGGAATAAGCGTGGCAAGAGGCGACGACAAAAGCACCCAGATAGCATTAAAGGCCATGGAAGAAGCAGGCTGGTTCAAAAAATAA
- the csa3 gene encoding CRISPR-associated CARF protein Csa3 yields the protein METTLISTVYSIEPVMICITQFSPKKVVLIMEEEPPKEKQQVQKIIQDTLGNFIKVQIKETSLYDVVQIAKDTVDTIDEERAQGRKVVVNISGGRKTQALGVLFGCYARNNDVQRIAYVTEEEGEIIDLPILSFGISKTKKKVLEELKKGETSVKNLAIKLGISRGMTYNHIRELRNMGFIDPEKLEITSAGELAIL from the coding sequence ATGGAAACAACACTAATATCAACAGTATACTCCATAGAACCCGTAATGATATGCATAACTCAATTCTCACCCAAAAAAGTCGTCCTCATCATGGAAGAAGAACCACCAAAAGAAAAACAACAAGTACAAAAAATCATACAAGACACACTAGGAAACTTCATAAAAGTCCAAATAAAAGAAACAAGCCTATATGACGTCGTACAAATAGCAAAAGACACAGTAGACACCATAGACGAAGAAAGAGCCCAAGGAAGAAAAGTAGTAGTAAACATAAGCGGAGGAAGAAAAACACAAGCCCTTGGAGTACTATTCGGATGCTACGCCAGAAACAACGACGTCCAAAGAATAGCCTACGTAACAGAAGAAGAAGGAGAAATAATAGACCTACCCATACTAAGCTTCGGAATATCAAAAACAAAAAAGAAAGTACTAGAAGAACTCAAAAAAGGAGAAACCTCAGTAAAAAACCTCGCCATAAAACTCGGAATAAGCAGAGGCATGACATACAACCACATAAGAGAACTAAGAAACATGGGATTCATAGACCCAGAAAAACTCGAAATAACATCAGCAGGAGAACTCGCAATACTCTAA
- a CDS encoding Mur ligase family protein: protein MKVAVIGLGVEGRKAVKSLRRRGYEVYATDINTNLNLKGLEDIEVDLGFHDLKKIRACDAVMLSPSLYSSPLKEKLEDKLLCNILEDHKKPYTIGVTGTNGKTTTALMITKILKKWGKKVLVGGNAGGGFQGYTELILKASEKKYDIIVVEICDMTLDFADQCFNPNLIILTNIGRDHMNHHKTIKNYKKSLKKFIKGKKVLLNKEDPLSFQLKNPKSILYNAYNGKLKLFGKFNKLNAGAAAEAARLLGVPEDIIKSTLRDFEAPKGRIKNYKFDDTNIIIGKIDNPSAMKTILQETDFDVIFLGTPRKNEDWRFETLQEIGKKPPKILVLFPGLEDTVNISIEHAKNLPSKVLTAKGTDEIIKLLKNFSRKYHRILIGGNGQKKIIKIQEKIEKMVGQ from the coding sequence ATGAAAGTCGCAGTGATAGGATTAGGCGTCGAAGGCAGAAAAGCCGTTAAATCACTTAGAAGACGTGGATACGAAGTATACGCCACTGACATCAACACCAACCTAAACTTGAAGGGCCTAGAAGATATTGAAGTAGACTTGGGCTTCCATGACCTGAAAAAAATAAGAGCATGTGACGCTGTAATGTTAAGCCCAAGCCTCTACTCCTCACCACTCAAAGAGAAATTAGAAGACAAACTACTCTGCAACATCCTAGAAGACCACAAAAAACCATATACCATAGGGGTCACAGGAACAAATGGCAAAACAACAACAGCCCTCATGATAACAAAAATACTAAAAAAGTGGGGTAAAAAAGTCCTAGTAGGTGGGAACGCTGGAGGAGGATTCCAAGGCTACACCGAACTCATACTAAAAGCCTCAGAAAAAAAATACGATATAATAGTCGTAGAAATATGCGACATGACACTAGATTTCGCAGACCAATGCTTCAACCCAAACCTCATAATCCTAACCAACATAGGCCGAGACCACATGAACCACCACAAAACCATCAAAAACTACAAAAAAAGCCTCAAAAAATTCATAAAAGGAAAAAAAGTGCTACTCAACAAAGAAGACCCACTCTCATTCCAATTAAAAAACCCAAAATCAATACTATACAATGCATACAATGGAAAACTCAAATTATTTGGAAAATTCAACAAATTAAACGCAGGAGCCGCCGCAGAAGCGGCCAGGCTACTAGGAGTGCCAGAAGATATAATAAAATCCACTCTAAGGGACTTCGAAGCTCCAAAAGGGCGTATAAAAAATTATAAATTTGATGATACAAATATCATCATAGGGAAAATTGACAATCCCTCAGCCATGAAAACAATACTACAAGAAACTGATTTTGATGTTATATTCCTCGGAACCCCAAGAAAAAACGAAGACTGGAGATTCGAAACACTCCAAGAAATAGGTAAAAAACCCCCAAAAATCCTAGTATTATTCCCAGGCCTCGAAGACACAGTAAATATCAGCATAGAACATGCAAAAAACCTACCATCAAAAGTGCTAACCGCAAAAGGCACCGATGAGATCATCAAATTACTAAAAAATTTTAGCAGAAAATACCATAGAATACTCATAGGAGGTAACGGACAAAAAAAGATCATAAAAATCCAAGAAAAGATAGAAAAAATGGTGGGACAATGA
- a CDS encoding Mur ligase family protein, which yields MKNKKILVVGAGNAGRPAAKLLHHLGNEVLVTEIKEFEKLPPKAKKRIKKMQKNGIRFHFGGHHPKDIEWADSIFISPNIPKNSIIYELIKKTEKEIEYITPPMIGRMLNSFIKIPMVGVAGTDGKTTTTNMIKHIIEGQHPTISFSSLEDSLVIEGLVDLLIEDKLGEGEFAVFELPHGTIRMTQGLELCAGIITTLTPDHLDEFKDYDDYIRRNFLIKDLIDQKGLLILNGDDPIINRLTSEIESPHIIYSVGRKRKMEFHGKSYVTKPLPADVKAEKIKLNGLKGSEFTLTIGRIPTIICERCGSIKCECGNFRREYFGPYKERVTLKVPGIFNVENALAAITTGLILGFDIDYLKKRMGEFKGIRGRFEVIDEVNGVKIYMDAAHNPESMEKLFEGLEFDGRLIISLDNPDTLTVRDKFKIGRTLAKAAEILIVSAKNETTEKIDWKAAEEVAKGANPTKTIIVENVYKSIKKAIENSEKGDTIIHMGPGVVNAYQNVKKDIQRAIKNYKEKL from the coding sequence ATGAAAAATAAAAAAATACTAGTGGTTGGTGCAGGGAACGCCGGCAGACCCGCTGCAAAACTACTACACCACCTTGGCAATGAAGTGTTAGTCACAGAAATTAAAGAATTCGAAAAACTACCCCCAAAGGCCAAAAAGAGGATAAAAAAGATGCAAAAAAATGGTATAAGATTTCATTTTGGAGGACACCATCCCAAGGATATAGAATGGGCAGATTCAATCTTCATTTCACCCAACATCCCCAAAAATTCCATAATATACGAACTAATAAAAAAAACAGAAAAAGAGATTGAGTATATCACACCTCCTATGATTGGGAGAATGCTCAACTCTTTTATTAAAATTCCGATGGTTGGAGTAGCAGGCACAGATGGTAAAACCACGACCACAAACATGATAAAACATATCATAGAAGGACAGCACCCTACAATCTCCTTTTCATCATTAGAAGATTCCCTTGTCATCGAAGGGCTAGTCGACCTACTAATAGAAGATAAACTAGGTGAAGGCGAATTTGCAGTTTTTGAATTGCCTCATGGTACCATAAGGATGACACAAGGCCTTGAATTATGCGCTGGTATTATAACTACCCTCACCCCAGACCACCTCGATGAATTTAAAGATTATGATGATTATATCAGGCGTAACTTTCTCATCAAAGACCTTATCGACCAAAAGGGCCTGCTCATACTCAACGGAGACGATCCCATAATAAACAGGCTCACAAGTGAGATAGAATCACCCCATATCATCTATAGCGTGGGCAGAAAGAGAAAGATGGAATTTCATGGTAAAAGTTATGTGACAAAACCTTTACCAGCTGATGTTAAAGCCGAGAAAATCAAATTAAACGGTCTTAAAGGGTCGGAATTTACCCTCACAATTGGGAGAATACCCACAATAATCTGTGAAAGATGCGGAAGCATAAAATGTGAATGTGGAAATTTTAGAAGAGAATACTTCGGACCATACAAGGAAAGAGTAACTTTAAAGGTTCCAGGGATATTTAATGTTGAAAATGCACTAGCAGCCATTACAACAGGACTAATACTAGGCTTTGACATAGACTACCTAAAGAAGCGCATGGGCGAATTCAAGGGCATAAGAGGTCGTTTCGAGGTCATAGACGAAGTTAATGGTGTTAAAATTTACATGGACGCTGCTCACAATCCTGAGAGCATGGAAAAATTATTTGAGGGTTTGGAATTTGATGGTAGGCTTATAATAAGCCTCGACAACCCCGACACTTTAACAGTGCGGGACAAATTCAAGATAGGCAGAACACTCGCAAAAGCGGCTGAAATTCTCATTGTAAGCGCTAAAAATGAAACAACAGAAAAAATAGACTGGAAAGCAGCTGAAGAAGTTGCCAAGGGAGCGAACCCCACAAAAACCATAATAGTAGAAAACGTATACAAATCCATCAAAAAGGCCATAGAAAATTCTGAAAAAGGAGATACAATAATCCACATGGGCCCTGGTGTTGTTAACGCCTACCAAAATGTGAAAAAGGACATCCAACGTGCTATAAAAAATTACAAGGAGAAACTCTAA
- a CDS encoding DUF169 domain-containing protein, giving the protein MKTEYGTISKKMKDKLGLERSPVAVKLVLREEDLPDGVSRISEPARHCEMVMRASRGEMFYALAEDQECKGGAGAIGADETPEKVKTGEFYYELGRFSSLPAAKRTLDMIPKIDLRFYAVVYAPLEKAEFDPDVILVVCNPAQALRIVQALVYTKGGRAKGDFAGIQSVCADAVAGPYMRGEANITLGCSGSRQYTDIREDELIVGLTAENIDCIMEALEEMA; this is encoded by the coding sequence ATGAAGACAGAATATGGGACCATCTCCAAGAAAATGAAAGATAAACTGGGACTTGAAAGATCCCCAGTGGCTGTAAAACTCGTACTCCGCGAGGAAGACTTGCCAGATGGTGTTTCCAGGATAAGTGAGCCGGCAAGACATTGTGAAATGGTGATGAGAGCAAGCAGAGGCGAAATGTTCTATGCACTAGCAGAGGACCAAGAATGCAAAGGAGGAGCAGGTGCCATCGGAGCTGATGAAACACCAGAAAAAGTGAAAACCGGAGAATTCTATTATGAGTTGGGCAGATTTTCAAGTTTACCAGCCGCCAAAAGAACCTTAGACATGATCCCAAAGATAGACCTCAGATTTTATGCTGTAGTATACGCACCACTAGAAAAGGCAGAATTTGACCCTGACGTCATACTAGTGGTCTGTAACCCGGCCCAGGCCCTTAGGATAGTCCAAGCCCTAGTCTACACTAAGGGTGGCAGAGCCAAAGGAGACTTCGCAGGTATACAGTCAGTTTGCGCAGATGCAGTAGCAGGACCATACATGCGAGGCGAAGCCAACATAACCCTCGGCTGCAGCGGATCAAGACAATATACTGATATAAGAGAAGATGAACTCATAGTTGGTTTAACAGCCGAAAACATAGACTGTATAATGGAAGCACTAGAAGAAATGGCATAG
- a CDS encoding NTP transferase domain-containing protein, protein MTVSGIITAAGKGKRMKDDMKKRGLKPVHKLLLRLNNSTVIEKTIANVLEAGVDECIVVVGHQKDNIIPVISNIDVKIVENQDDLPLTGSLLNGVKNSKGDLCLCVAGDQPTVTSKTYKRIIEAVEDDIVSILGRGSFGRLEDPRGLGMPFAATRKLLLKYLPSYKGNINPLLWHLIEDGISLYAIRPSDEIELINLNTFDDYLKIKLRN, encoded by the coding sequence ATGACAGTATCAGGGATTATAACAGCAGCAGGTAAAGGAAAAAGGATGAAAGACGACATGAAAAAGAGGGGCTTAAAACCGGTGCATAAGCTCTTGCTCAGATTAAATAATAGTACAGTAATAGAAAAGACCATAGCTAATGTCCTAGAGGCTGGTGTGGATGAGTGTATCGTCGTTGTTGGACACCAAAAGGATAATATAATCCCAGTAATCAGCAACATAGATGTTAAGATTGTGGAAAACCAGGATGATCTGCCATTGACAGGTTCCCTTTTAAATGGTGTGAAGAACTCAAAGGGCGATCTTTGTCTTTGTGTTGCTGGAGACCAGCCGACGGTCACCTCCAAAACTTACAAGAGAATTATTGAGGCAGTGGAAGATGATATCGTGTCAATCCTTGGGAGAGGCTCTTTCGGCCGCTTAGAAGATCCCAGGGGCCTTGGAATGCCATTTGCAGCCACCAGGAAACTCCTACTAAAGTATCTGCCATCTTATAAAGGTAATATCAACCCATTACTCTGGCACCTAATAGAAGATGGTATAAGCCTATATGCTATAAGACCATCAGATGAGATAGAACTCATCAACCTTAATACTTTCGATGATTATCTAAAAATAAAATTGAGAAACTAG
- a CDS encoding Mur ligase family protein, whose translation MENIVVLGGCGTVGSLMARILAKNAIVTVSDIRKETPLRKIFEAEGIKLDLGGHNPKIIKGADKIAVAPSLLKNKNILQLIKGKKIITVEDIIASCKVKKPVVGVTGTNGKTTTTKILKNILKVAGYKVPEHHLNIQGNTELIPALQARLEGDIAVVEIGTFGRPGEIKKTAEDSKVKIAIITNISRDHLPPEDFPTYIECKREIIDVAQHIILNADDPIVASFANNLPKDRVTFYGIESLKYPVEAFPEDRECSYCGKPLKYKRRFLGHLGDYYCTCGYKRPQPEVKATQVEKDKFKLNITDETIKLKIGGIFNVYNSLAAAAASLTLGIDPKYIIKGISSFKGASGRHEIIKEKPRIIIDYAHNPAGVRAIMQLVKEETIGKIIVVNTISSESGIEGDKEIARILSNANIIIPASYNAREASDHTKSKIIHIKSSRQKIKRGTLGASHQQVKEAIQKALEHADENDTILIIGEGGYKYAKSILKGS comes from the coding sequence ATGGAGAACATAGTAGTACTTGGTGGTTGCGGGACAGTAGGCAGCCTAATGGCAAGAATACTTGCAAAAAATGCTATAGTAACGGTATCAGACATTCGCAAGGAAACACCCCTACGCAAGATCTTTGAAGCAGAAGGCATCAAACTAGACCTTGGAGGCCACAACCCCAAAATAATAAAAGGTGCTGATAAGATAGCGGTAGCGCCAAGCTTACTAAAAAATAAAAATATACTCCAACTCATAAAAGGCAAAAAGATCATAACAGTTGAGGACATCATAGCCTCTTGTAAAGTTAAAAAGCCAGTTGTAGGCGTCACCGGGACCAATGGTAAAACCACAACCACAAAGATACTAAAAAACATCCTAAAAGTGGCTGGATACAAGGTACCTGAACACCATCTTAACATCCAAGGAAATACCGAACTAATACCAGCTCTACAAGCAAGACTGGAAGGTGACATAGCAGTAGTTGAAATAGGAACATTCGGAAGACCAGGCGAAATAAAAAAGACAGCCGAAGACAGCAAGGTCAAAATAGCCATTATAACAAACATTTCAAGGGATCATCTACCACCAGAGGACTTCCCAACATACATAGAATGTAAGAGGGAAATCATAGATGTCGCCCAACACATCATATTAAATGCAGATGATCCAATAGTAGCAAGTTTCGCCAATAACCTCCCAAAGGACAGAGTAACATTCTATGGCATAGAATCACTCAAATACCCCGTTGAAGCATTCCCAGAGGACCGAGAATGCTCATACTGTGGCAAACCCCTAAAATACAAGAGAAGATTCTTAGGCCACCTTGGAGACTATTATTGTACATGCGGTTACAAGAGACCGCAACCAGAAGTTAAAGCCACCCAGGTAGAAAAGGACAAGTTCAAATTAAATATAACAGATGAGACAATTAAACTCAAAATAGGCGGAATTTTCAACGTATATAATAGTCTTGCGGCAGCAGCTGCCAGCTTAACTTTGGGCATAGACCCCAAGTATATCATTAAGGGTATAAGCTCATTCAAGGGCGCCAGCGGAAGACATGAAATAATAAAGGAAAAGCCCAGGATAATTATAGATTATGCTCATAACCCCGCTGGTGTTAGGGCAATAATGCAACTAGTAAAAGAAGAAACTATTGGAAAGATCATAGTAGTAAATACAATTTCTTCTGAGAGTGGAATAGAAGGTGACAAAGAAATAGCAAGAATATTATCAAATGCTAACATAATAATACCAGCGTCATATAATGCAAGGGAAGCATCAGATCATACAAAATCAAAGATCATACATATAAAGTCTAGTAGACAAAAAATAAAAAGGGGGACATTGGGGGCAAGCCACCAACAGGTAAAAGAAGCAATCCAAAAGGCCCTAGAACATGCCGATGAAAATGATACCATCCTAATAATAGGAGAAGGAGGCTATAAATATGCTAAAAGCATCCTCAAAGGATCCTAG
- a CDS encoding ACT domain-containing protein codes for MAEFEVWKSLHNTLFLGRVKVYVPDRPGSLARIAGYFADYGINISYFYYNRSEHPNRVLVEGKSREDVFQSLYNDLLREGFLGEFFEEDLQIMEPGNVLKVSVYLENKPGTLRDLARLLEKYNANVTYMIYNEMISENKAEMAFYVEDPRQIQELAKELNKLGYHYNLEYTGADEEKTNTMIGLNLIERFFLKLKEILDDEELAEVKRLVNTSRRLSDTLIGFNREAGRNLEAGQVLGNILAFAISSRRHRGDAFFYRRLPSLPLGDVLLHVFKPPTGGNIYLLEGDDLVMVDGSYGIYYNEVKGMLVENGLDPSRIGRVYLSHADADHAGLSGYFHEEYGSEVFLHPRAEDIIVGENRAAGSKTPLMELNHYFTILVNHFTECKFPEKWQPYKTNKKGEIGAFPIIDHFNVGNLEFKVLESLGGHIPGQVFFLSEEAGVLFSGDYLLYVPSLDDEEKKFLNIPRFLMTSTNANSMLFKEEMEALKEVAKEIDEKVSLIVLPGHGDYYPIKLI; via the coding sequence GTGGCTGAGTTTGAGGTTTGGAAGTCTCTTCATAATACTTTATTTCTTGGTAGGGTGAAAGTTTATGTTCCTGATAGGCCTGGGTCTCTTGCAAGGATTGCCGGTTATTTCGCGGATTATGGTATAAATATATCATATTTTTATTATAATAGGTCTGAGCATCCTAATCGCGTTCTTGTTGAAGGAAAGTCTAGGGAGGATGTTTTCCAATCCCTTTATAATGATCTTCTTAGGGAGGGGTTCCTTGGGGAGTTTTTTGAGGAGGATCTTCAGATCATGGAACCTGGTAATGTTCTTAAGGTTTCTGTTTATCTTGAGAACAAACCCGGGACCCTCAGGGATCTTGCAAGGCTACTTGAAAAGTATAATGCGAATGTCACCTACATGATCTATAATGAAATGATATCAGAAAACAAGGCTGAGATGGCATTCTATGTCGAAGATCCCAGGCAGATCCAAGAACTTGCCAAAGAATTAAACAAGCTTGGCTATCATTACAATCTTGAATATACTGGGGCCGACGAGGAAAAAACTAATACGATGATAGGCTTGAACCTTATTGAGAGGTTTTTCCTCAAACTTAAAGAGATCCTAGATGATGAAGAACTAGCGGAGGTAAAGAGGCTTGTTAACACTTCAAGGAGGTTGTCTGATACTCTTATTGGTTTTAATAGGGAGGCTGGTCGTAATCTTGAGGCTGGTCAAGTTCTTGGGAACATATTAGCCTTTGCAATATCATCTAGGAGGCATAGGGGTGATGCGTTCTTTTATAGGAGGTTGCCTAGTCTGCCACTCGGTGACGTACTATTGCATGTTTTTAAGCCTCCAACTGGTGGCAACATCTACCTTCTAGAGGGGGATGATCTTGTAATGGTTGATGGATCCTATGGCATATATTATAATGAGGTAAAGGGTATGTTGGTGGAGAATGGTTTGGATCCTTCTAGGATAGGTAGGGTTTATCTTTCGCATGCTGATGCTGATCATGCCGGTCTTAGCGGGTACTTCCATGAGGAGTATGGTAGTGAGGTTTTTTTGCATCCGCGGGCCGAGGATATTATAGTTGGGGAGAATCGTGCGGCAGGCTCGAAAACGCCCTTGATGGAGCTTAACCATTATTTCACAATCCTTGTAAATCATTTTACAGAGTGTAAGTTTCCTGAAAAGTGGCAACCATACAAGACAAATAAAAAAGGCGAGATCGGGGCATTCCCCATAATAGACCATTTCAATGTTGGAAACTTAGAATTTAAGGTTTTGGAGAGTCTTGGGGGTCATATACCTGGACAGGTATTCTTTTTATCAGAGGAGGCTGGTGTACTGTTCAGTGGTGATTATCTGCTTTATGTGCCAAGCCTAGATGATGAAGAGAAGAAGTTCCTGAACATTCCAAGGTTTCTTATGACAAGTACAAATGCAAACTCAATGCTATTTAAGGAAGAAATGGAAGCATTAAAAGAGGTTGCAAAGGAAATTGATGAAAAGGTGAGTTTGATTGTTTTACCTGGCCATGGGGATTATTATCCTATAAAATTAATATAG